In Osmerus mordax isolate fOsmMor3 chromosome 24, fOsmMor3.pri, whole genome shotgun sequence, the following are encoded in one genomic region:
- the LOC136933024 gene encoding uncharacterized protein: MAETRSPTNTNQDTNEQPVAAAAVFDRVFNALQRARHELTLAPSAGTSGTNILTSTRNLFRRRGNRVQGTSSRRGRSTWQVGLFLLPRPDIQSLPSTSARQALTNNGLGVPVQESVDGQLSTIELNWSLAELNHFVCQRFPMISLNLVGFELAKVDKGKKIKKVQANSVRALKKVMGKSRLYILPCAEVGQTQDLPIPPDTIHEAQGNPALERPQSPRAEVLTVPATINDVEGYTSDLSSHHQSLHPTSTETVENLERAQSPGLVVLPINGTPHDVEEWRTVRQQQDIEYNLSLRADQEKDQSRRAVCDYEERRLKTIDERLMRTTEEPAGGIPLKVSFPDGTMKIRRFHTSDPMQALFDFVGSHASATEYFYIRETTSGTTVINMVSGTLLDHNITSPLNLHVRWMDMEEVQTIYQQQNRVSAEVPDLMEVVQSDFGPTQCGPAEEIYIDYLDIMPETEMSEPDEMQLSEPDEMQLTDNIEIQCTEDFDCSPKEILLELGKNINYNLSCRFNINRNNVLDGAFRAFNRKSYNPFKRISVKFSDETGHVEEGIDLGGPRRELLSLLMEDIERSPMLAGPDGQKNLALDSIAVREDKYYIMGKAISVSMVHGGPSPGFFSPTLFDCIVKDNVSPTIDDVHDLDLRAKIIQVSEAKSMEELRSVVSSHSDYLSNAGCLRALKCLEDKDLLLQDILQFQVVNRLHGPLERFKEGLRTLGLLEEVVKQPEAFRPLFCSPPQTLNADGLDHLFVICFSSAGSNRRVQENIAVGFWRDYLLDAEEGNSPCSLEKILMFATGCSALPAIGLKPEPSIEFLHTDCLLPGDTQQRAKFPTANTCVNCLRLPLHKDYTAFKYNMDFGICNTQGFGQE; this comes from the exons ATGGCGGAGACACGTTCACCGACGAACACTAATCAAGACACTAATGAGCAACCAGTTGCAGCTGCAGCAGTGTTTGACCGAGTGTTTAATGCTCTGCAACGTGCTAGGCACGAATTGACGTTGGCTCCATCGGCAGGGACTTCTGGCACCAACATTTTGACATCAACCAGAAATCTTTTCAGAAGACGTGGAAATCGAGTTCAAG GCACATCCTCCAGAAGGGGACGTTCGACTTGGCAGGTGGGCCTCTTTCTGCTCCCAAGACCAGATATCCAGTCTCTGCCATCAACTTCTGCGCGTCAGGCTCTAACAAATAATGGATTAG GAGTACCAGTGCAGGAGTCAGTGGATGGACAACTGTCCACCATTGAGCTGAATTGGAGTCTGGCAGAATTGAACCACTTTGTTTGTCAGAGATTCCCAATGATTAGCTTGAACCTGGTGGGGTTTGAGCTGGCAAAAGTAGACAAGGGCAAAAAAATCAAAAAGGTCCAAGCCAACTCTGTGAGAGCCCTGAAGAAAGTGATGGGAAAGAGCAGACTCTACATTCTCCCCTGTGCTGAAGTGGGGCAG ACACAGGATCTACCCATACCACCTGACACCATACATGAAGCACAAGGCAACCCAGCACTTGAGAGGCCTCAAAGTCCAAGAGCAGAAGTCCTCACTGTACCTGCGACAATAAATGATGTAGAG GGGTACACCTCTGACTTGTCCAGTCATCATCAGAGTCTACATCCGACCAGCACTGAGACTGTAGAAAACCTTGAGAGAGCTCAAAGTCCAGGACTGGTTGTACTGCCTATAAATGGAACACCACATGATGTAGAG GAGTGGAGGACTGTACGGCAACAACAAGACATTGAATACAATCTGTCATTGAGAGCTGACCAAGAAAAG GATCAGAGCAGACGAGCTGTCTGCGACTACGAGGAGAGGCGTTTGAAG acaATAGATGAGAGACTCATGAGGACAACTGAGGAACCTGCTGGTGGCATACCTCTGAAAGTCAGTTTTCCAGATGGCACAATGAAGATCAGACGGTTCCATACATCTGATCCTATGCAG GCCTTGTTTGACTTTGTTGGATCACATGCCTCAGCCACTGAGTATTTTTACATCAGAGAAACTACGTCAGGCACCACAGTCATCAACATGGTGTCTGGGACTCTTCTGGACCACAAcatcacctctccattgaacctCCATGTTCGATGGATGGACATGGAGGAAGTGCAG ACCATTTACCAGCAGCAAAACAGAGTTTCTGCTGAAGTGCCTGATTTGATGGAGGTTGTCCAAAGTGATTTTGGGCCTACACAGTGTGGACCTGCAGAGGAAATCTACATAGATTACCTTGACATCATGCCAGAGACTGAGATGTCAGAGCCAGATGAGATGCAGCTGTCTGAGCCAGATGAGATGCAGCTAACGGATAACATCGAAATTCA ATGCACAGAAGATTTTGACTGTTCCCCAAAAGAAATTCTTTTGGAACTTGGGAAAAATATTAACTACAACTTGAGCTGCAGATTTAACATCAACCGAAACAATGTACTCGATGGTGCATTTAGAGCATTCAACCGGAAATCATACAATCCATTTAAGAGAATTTCTGTTAAGTTTTCTGATGAAACTGGACATGTTGAGGAAGGAATAGATTTGGGAGGTCCAAGACGAGAGCTTTTAAGTCTACTAATGGAAGACATTGAGCGCTCCCCGATGCTGGCAGGTCCAGATGGACAAAAAAACCTTGCTCTTGACTCGATTG CTGTCAGAGAAGACAAGTACTATATCATGGGGAAGGCTATATCAGTCAGTATGGTTCATGGGGGGCCATCACCGGGATTCTTTTCTCCCACTTTATTTGATTGCATTGTGAAAGATAACGTCTCACCCACCATCGATGATGTGCACGACCTTGACTTGCGAGCTAAAATCATACAG GTATCAGAGGCCAAGTCCATGGAGGAGTTGCGTTCAGTTGTGTCGAGTCACAGTGACTACCTGTCTAATGCAGGCTGCCTACGAGCTTTAAAATGTCTGGAGGACAAAGACCTGCTTTTGCAGGACATCCTCCAGTTCCAAGTCGTAAACCGACTCCATGGTCCACTCGAACG GTTCAAGGAAGGCCTGAGGACATTAGGATTGTTGGAGGAGGTTGTCAAACAGCCAGAAGCCTTTCGTCCTCTCTTCTGCAGCCCACCACAGACCCTTAACGCAGATGGTCTCGATCACCTGTTTGTCATCTGTTTTTCCAGTGCAGGAAGTAACAGACGAGTACAGGAAAACATTGCTGTGGGCTTTTGGAGAGACTACCTTCTAGATGCAGAGG AAGGTAACTCCCCCTGCTCGTTGGAGAAAATTCTAATGTTTGCGACTGGATGCAGTGCGCTACCTGCCATTGGCTTGAAGCCGGAACCATCCATCGAGTTCCTGCACACTGACTGTCTTTTACCTGGGGACACTCAACAGAGGGCGAAGTTTCCAACGGCAAACACATGTGTGAACTGCTTGCGTCTACCTTTGCACAAGGATTACACTGCCTTTAAGTACAATATGGACTTTGGTATTTGCAATACACAGGGCTTTGGTCAAGAGTAG
- the LOC136933026 gene encoding uncharacterized protein, translating to MAHLCVIEEIGRKCRALERAFQQANISHARLMPIESSLVNLRRLDGILSVETMQELVASLEELRALITTTHAMSGEHSEDAFSAPRMPSGQRGRPKIAITRQQIQFLVGQGYTVKRMGQLLKCSASFLYQKTRALGLPIRSSRSRTLTNEELEDHIRRLHRQFPRSGNEMMRALLRAEGFFVTRQRVRAMLTYIDPAAAARRWSATVARRTYHVPYPNSLWHMDGNMRLIRWGLVVHGAIDGYSRLVTYLNCNTNNKAVTVLTQFLKATCLYGLPSRVRSDHGGENTQVALFMNIVQGVERSSHITGESVHNQRIERLWRDVFLQVLHYFYNEFYSLEDAAILDPENDIHKLSLHLTYLPEIQRRLNMFREAWNQHSLRTENNRTPSQIWTEGMLTNIEADSTPINNVFGDDPYREDSLEALLAQHGINNFPTDIEEQFPAVVVQQLNVNLNHQQQQDILRAIEGIVDLKVKYQTCCTEISNKLNEPARGLPSIT from the exons ATGGCACACCTATGTGTAATTgaagaaataggacgaaaatgcAGAGCATTAGAAAGAGCTTTCCAACAAGCTAACATAAGCCACGCACGATTGATGCCGATTGAGTCATCACTTGTGAATTTAAGAAGACTGGACGGTATTTTATCGGTGGAGACAATGCAAGAACTTGTTGCTAGCCTTGAAGAACTCCGAgctctcatcaccaccacacatgcGATGTCAGGAGAGCACAGCGAAGACGCCTTTTCAGCCCCTCGTATGCCCTCAG GCCAGCGAGGGAGACCTAAAATTGCCATAACAAGGCAGCAAATACAGTTCCTCGTGGGTCAAGGCTACACAGTCAAGCGGATGGGACAGCTGCTGAAATGTTCAGCATCTTTTTTATATCAGAAAACCAGAGCGCTTGGATTACCAATTAGGAGTTCCAGGTCAAGAACCCTAACCAATGAGGAACTTGAAGATCATATAAGAAGACTTCACAGACAGTTTCCAAGATCTGGAAATGAG ATGATGAGGGCATTGCTGCGAGCAGAAGGATTCTTTGTAAcacgacagagagtgagagcgatgcTGACTTATATTGACCCAGCGGCTGCTGCGCGAAGATGGAGTGCTACCGTGGCAAGAAGAACATACCATGTGCCATATCCCAACAGTCTGTGGCATATGGATGGAAACATGCGTCTCATCAG GTGGGGCTTAGTTGTTCATGGAGCCATAGATGGATACTCACGCCTAGTAACATACCTAAACTGTAATACAAACAACAAAGCTGTCACTGTACTTACACAGTTCTTGAAGGCAACATGCCTGTATGGACTCCCATCCAGAGTTCGCTCTGATCATGGTGGGGAGAACACACAAGTAGCATTGTTCATGAATATTGTCCAGGGTGTAGAGCGCAGTAGTCACATAACAGGGGAATCTGTTCACAACCAGAGGATAGAGCGCCTCTGGAGAGACGTGTTCCTGCAAGTTCTACACTACTTCTACAATGAATTCTACAGCCTAGAGGATGCTGCCATACTAGATCCAGAAAATGACATCCACAAGTTATCACTACACCTGACCTATCTACCAGAAATTCAACGTAGGTTGAACATGTTTAGAGAGGCCTGGAATCAGCACAGTCTAAGGACAGAAAACAACCGAACACCCTCACAGATCTGGACAGAGGGCATGCTGACCAACATAGAGGCAGACAGCACTCCCATCAACAACGTATTTGGTGATGACCCATATAGGGAGGACAGTTTAGAGGCCCTTCTGGCACAACATGGCATCAACAACTTTCCAACTGACATAGAAGAACAGTTCCCAGCTGTAGTTGTCCaacaactaaatgtaaatcttaacCACCAACAACAGCAAGACATTTTGAGGGCTATAGAGGGAATTGTGGACTTGAAAGTGAAATATCAAACATGCTGCACTGAAATTTCTAATAAGTTGAATGAGCCAGCCAGGGGACTGCCTTCAATCACATGA